The sequence below is a genomic window from Phycodurus eques isolate BA_2022a chromosome 6, UOR_Pequ_1.1, whole genome shotgun sequence.
TAAATTCAGATACTGATATTGCGTGACCTTGAATATAGAATACATTGTGTCTGAATGAAACCTTACCCCACCCCCCCTTTTAGCCAGTAGGGTGCCAGATCAGAGCCTTTCAGTCAAAGAGTTAAAATAGAGTTCTGCATGTCGTAAATATTCATTCGCGTGTTGCCAACGAGCTCAAATGGCAAATGACATAGAGCTCACACTTGCTTTTACTCCCACACCAGGGTGTTCTATCCAACATTTCATCTATCACAGACCTGGGGGGCTTCGATCCAGTATGGCTCTTCCTGGTGGTTGGTGGCGTGATGTTCATTCTGGGATTCGCGGGTTGCATTGGAGCACTGCGAGAAAACTCATTCCTGCTCAAATTTGTAGGTGTCTTCATAGAACACATTGTGGGCAACAAATAAACGGCTGAGTAggattatttgtgtgtgttcagttCTCCGTGTTCCTGGGTATCATCTTCTTCCTGGAGCTGACAGCAGGAGTCCTGGCCTTCGTCTTCAAAGACTGGATCAAGGACCAGCTAAACttttttatcaacaacaacattcGGGCCTATAGGGATGACATTGATCTGCAGAACCTAATTGACTTCACCCAAGAATATGTGAGCTTCAccgtttgtttttaattaatttcgtTTTGTGTTTATCTTGACTTTAAGACTTATTGAAAATATCTCTGAAAGTTATGTTGCCCATTTGACCTTGCTGCAGTGGGAGTGTTGCGGTGCTTTTGGAGCTGACGACTGGAATTTGAACATCTACTTCAACTGCACCGATTCTAACCCGAGTCGCGAGAAATGTGGGGTGCCCTTTTCCTGCTGCACCAAAGATCCAGCTGTATGTCTTCCCCGCTCAGTGTCTTGCTCTTTCCCGCACAGTTCATTCGAAAACAATCTTGCAGATGTAAGGGCTGGAAGTCTTAGTCTTGCGTAAGGTCAAGGTCTGACATGCAGAAATATTTAGACTGCTTGTACTTCAAGGGGACATTGTAAGGCTCCTCCCCGTTACAGATAGTTTGGTTATCTGTGTCCTCCAGAAGCTAGCTGCTGTTGGCGTCCAACCGGACATCCAGGCCTCTCTGTTTAGTCATTTCAGTCTCTGCCGGCTCAGCGCAGTTGAATGTGGAATGTTCAAGGCATTTTTGTATATGTGGCAGAGAAGTCTTTTCATGTCTGCACAAACTGTGACAGTACTTTGGCATAACAGACTTGGCAAACAATGATTCTTTTAAGACTTATTGCAGATACAATCAATTGGCAATTAAACCACTCTTGCTGTTCCAGGAGGTATCACCGCATATGAGGCTGGTTTGTCAGGGTTTTTAAAAAGGTGAATGTCCAAAGTCGAACGTcccaaaagtggtacaatttgggGTTCAAGAGAACATTTCTGGAGAAAAGAAATCAAGCTTGATGTCCACAAATTTTGTGAGACCCATGCTCACAGACGCTTGCCAGAAAGGTTTCCCCACAAACCAACCATGTTGAGTATACATTTAAAACGGCACATACTCatgatatatacagtagattatAACGGCGCTAGTTGACAGTATTCCTCTGCAAACACCTTCATTTTCCCATGTCTTTCTGGGACTGTTAAAAGTGGAATCGatgagtttttttcttgttgtattTAGATTTATTATACATGTGGTTAACCACTCGTTATGAGAGTTGGTAATTTTTAATGTTAGCTAAAGCATTGTCCGTACAGTTAGTGATTACTAGTTGCTTTACAATGGTGACAGTTTTGAGTTTGATGGATTCTTCAGAAGAGGCAATCGACATTCGACAGTTCAACATTTCTTCTTAGGTTCTTTAAAATGACTCAACATTCACTGGGCAAGTCTGATTTGCAACAAGAa
It includes:
- the LOC133404365 gene encoding tetraspanin-5, with protein sequence MMSGKHFKAHEVSCCIKYFIFGFNIIFWFLGIAFLGIGLWAWSEKGVLSNISSITDLGGFDPVWLFLVVGGVMFILGFAGCIGALRENSFLLKFFSVFLGIIFFLELTAGVLAFVFKDWIKDQLNFFINNNIRAYRDDIDLQNLIDFTQEYWECCGAFGADDWNLNIYFNCTDSNPSREKCGVPFSCCTKDPAEDVINTQCGYDIRAKTDSEQRTFIYIKGCVPQFEKWLQDNLTVVAGIFIGIALLQIFGICLAQNLVSDIEAVRESCLFT